DNA sequence from the Anser cygnoides isolate HZ-2024a breed goose chromosome 22, Taihu_goose_T2T_genome, whole genome shotgun sequence genome:
TAAAGATCTCAGATAATGGGGGATTAGGTATGAGGGGGAAACACAGGGCTAACAGTAGCtggcaaaaacattttataacaCCTGGAAGGGAAATGCATGTGGGATGAATAACAAAATGAGTCTTTTTTGATTTACCCATTGTAATTGTGTGTTACTGCTCCTCTTATCTTCGGGAAGGGAACTCAACTGACCGTGGAGCCAAGTAGGTATTCTTTACTCATGAGCCTTTTCTGAGTTGTTCTTGTTtggattttaacatttttccgCTTCTTCTTCCTCCTAAAATTAAAGCAGAATTTCTCCCATGTGTTAGGATTTCTTTGCATGCTCCTTTGATATGCAATTAGACAGTTAAAGTGTAAAAACATGCTTATTCATAGAAGTTCCCAAAGAATTTGGACTCCACAAGAGCAAGTGCATGCTGAATTTGTTTGGGACCTAATATCTACTCACTTACGCACTTTAATAAGCTTTCCATAGTCATTATTAGGTTTTACAGCCATGCTTGGACAGTTTGAAGGGAACTAAAACTTCTGTGGAGGTTGACGTTTAAGTTCCTACGAATTTCTATTCTGTCAGGGTTAGAAAGACAGCACTAAGGGGGCAAAAGGATAGTGTTatgcaaaaacattaaaaggagTCTTAGACAATGTTTCTGTACTAATTTGATCTTCCTAAATGGTTCAGAGCTTGGGTTAAACTGAATAGGTTAAAGGAATTCAATGAAGATTTCAGTCCTCTTTGGAATCTGTCTGCTCTAGGTGTTGACAAGGATGGAGTTATGCCTGTTTTCATTGGCAGAACCAACCCATGAAGTTAAGGTAGAATAATGCTTGGCTTGCACCTCAGTTCTTCAGTATTGGGACGTGAATAGAGAAAGAGAGTAAAATCAGAGTACCTGTTCAAGAACTTGCAAAGATACCTTGTGAAGAACAAAATGTTAGACTTGGAAGAAAGCAGAATGCAACACAGTTGCCATGCAGAATGCAAAGCCTAATAGACCTCTCTTTAGTAAAGACAGCCATCAGGATGCACTTGTCAAATTGGACTTACTctattctatatatatatgtattaatgCCTGGTAGCCTTTGATAAGCTGAACTCTTCTGGTCAAGGCGGCATAGTAGATGAATCCCTTCAgtttcatgttttcattataattcatgttagaatcataaaatcatagaatcatggagaagactgagaggggatctaATCAATGTACACAAATATCTGAAAGGAGGGTGCCAGGAGGTTgggccagactcttttcagtggtgcccagccaaaagacaagaggcaacgggcacaaactgaaacacatgaAGTTCCAGATGAATATGAGGAAACATTActgtaagggtgacagagcactggaacaggtcacccagagaggttgtggagtctccttccttggagatattcaaaacctgtcTGGATGCAaccctgtgcaatgtgctctagatGACCCTGCTTGGCCGGGGGTTGGGCCAGAcgatctctggaggtccctttcaacctcaaccattctgtgattctgtgatttcaacTGGAAAAGATCTCTTAAGAGATCGTATAGTctaacctttaacctagcattGCCAAGCCAAGTCCATGTTGCCATTCTTGTCCTGAAATTAGTTTGTGGAGTAACCCTAGTTGCTCCATGTATAACCCGAAGgcaaatacagtttaaaaatcaTTATGGTAATTGACACTAAATAATTTTGAGAGACAATCTCTTTCCTGAATAAAACTTCCACTTCAAGTTTAAGAAATcttatttcattacttttatGTCTTATAAGAAATTCCCAAagaaggctgctgctgtgtaGTTGAAAATCAGGTTTTTGCAGTTGTTAAATCTTTGGCTTTCATTCTTTGTTGCtcagaattaaaaatttaactattaaaatatttcaaagctaaaaaaaaaaaaaaagcttctgaaagtTTCAGAGCAATTCTGCTGAAAGGCACAGGAGAGGGCTAGGATATCAAATCCTGTGAACATTTGTCATCACTTCTTAGGTTCTTTCAAAACTCCAGTTCTAGGGCATATATTTTGTACCTTGATGTTTGTTAATGTCTTAATCCTAAAGAGCTACAGAGCTACCACTGAAGGTTAGTACACTATTGTAAGTAAGATTGTAAGAAGATTTGTTCATGGGCATCAAGTTTATAGGCCTCAGGGTGTTCTGCTCAAACCAgtttattatattaattttgcATTATACTTCTAACTGCTCCTGAAGCTGTGGGACTAACAATATAGCACAGTGCACAGATGAGAAAGGTCACACTTTTTGAAACAGGTACAGAAGTTTTTCTTAAACCAAGTACCAATCATagtatttttccagtgtctCTAGACTGGATTGGAATGATTTACACCTGTACAATGTCTAGTGGGGAAAATCTCCCCCACAATTTAAAGTGCTTGACCGTATCACAAATTCCTGGAAAAGTAGAGATAAGTGATTCAGAGACTTCTGATTACTTGTCTCCTAATTTGCCGCCTTAGAGACAAATAACCTTCCTGTATCTGTGCATTTGTTAATGAAAAGATCAACCTTGTTCTCCACTCCAGCAACAGCACTTAATTTCTGCAAGTAATGCCCCTCATTGGAGTAACCTTGCACAACGGTGACGTAACAAACTGACTTCTCTCTTTGCCTTACCATTCTTGCTATGGTTAGACCTTTTAGCCACATCAGAAGACTTTGGGGAGGGGAGAGTGAGTAAAGGAAGAACAGTTATTCCCTTATGTCTCAGGGGTATACAGGACTGTCCTTGATAGatgtattatttttagtaattaAGTTGTCGAGTAAGCAGAATAATTTGTCTCTTGGAGCTGCATCCTTCAAAGttctcttctcattttctggtgcCGTACAAACTGAAGAATTCACATGCAGGCATGAGTTCTAGCAAAAGGAAGCTTAGGATCCCACGGAATTAAAGCTTCTATGGAAAACCTACCCATATATatcctttctgtattttatctgttcttttggaataagcagaaagaaaaaatggacCAAAAAAGGCAGTTAGTCATTGTTAATTCCAGGAATTAGTCAATGGAGGAGTGTACATGAATTGCAGGTGACTTAGCTCTCAGGCAAGATTGCAGTAAAATCAAATCATGCCcaaacaatacttttttttttttttaacaggcaATCAGGAAGATTCTGACCCAGAAGTCATTCTGATAAAATCAAAGCCACTTGAAGAAGGTGGCAGTACTGGGAAAGCAGCTTGTTTGGCAAGGAATTTCTATCCAAAGAATATCAATTTGGACATGTTACCTGCTGAAGTCATATATGAACAGAATACACCTATTGTAACATCAGAAGGGACATACAATACTATTAAAGTGGTCAACGTGACAAAAGCCTCAGAGGTATCCTGCACGGCCAAGTTCAAGGGCAATTTTTTTACAGCCAATGCAACATCATCAGGTACAAATTTGTGGTACAATTGCAACTTATTTCTGAAGACAGTGTCTTCCAAGACTTGCTATTTTTCCTGCTTATAAGCATGCCATCTGGCTAACCAGCAGAAATGGGAAAGACATCTAGGTACTTAAGCAGGTAGAGCTGAAAGGTATTTAAAGCTCCTTAAGTAAATGGTCTTAACTTTTAACAGTTTAAGAACCTGaagttgcttttttatttttattttttttaaaaaagacacttttttttttttaatttatattaactTATGACTAAATACTTCAACATATAGCAGAAACTTCCTAGAACACAGTTTGGAATAGCTTTTCTAAAACCAACaagaagtaaaaatgtttttatttttttcttaaacaactttttacatttttgtattaCTTTTCCCATCATGCAGCTCattcaaaaaaagtaaaaacaaagcaactcaAAAATGTATTTCGTGCAACTGTACTGAGATTGGTTTTCCTCAAATTAATATTAATGACCTGCCTGCTGAGCCTCAGACTGTACCACTCACCTGATCCTGTGGGAAAAGTAATATGAACACTGCCTTTAATCCTTCTTACAAGACAGGTTTTGTTTATAATGTCTTTTCTTTATCATGCTACAGAAAAGGTGGTTGAAGAACCAATAACAGCAAATGTTTGTAACACAACAGACACCTCTTCAAAAGGTTAGTTAACTAAAGGgattataaaaatatgttaCTATGTTGGGGATAAAAGcctggaaatgtattttctcaggGACAGAGAAATCAGAATACCATGTATTCattgtatttattaaatataacCTGCTTTTTCTGGGTAACTATTTTAGTAACAGACAAGTTTTGTTATAGTTACAAAgtaccaggaggaaaaaaagcagtggtcaatggctctatgtccaggtggaggtcAGTGGcgagcggtgtccctcaggagtgtgtcttgggactggtgttacttaatatcttcatcaatgataTAGATGATAGgattgagtgcatcctcagcaagtttgcagatgacaccaagccgAGTGGAACAGTTggtacaacagaaggaagagattcCATCCAAAGGGACTTGGGCaacttgagaagtgggcccatgatAACctaatgaggtttaacaagtccaagtgcaaggtgctgcacctgggccagtgcaatcccagacaggagtacagactgggagaagagctcattgagagcagccctgaggagagaGACTTaagggttctggtggatgaaaggttcaacatgagccagcagtgcgcgcttgcagcccagaatgccaactgcatcctgggctgcatcaaaagaggagtggccagcaggtcaagggaagtgattgcccCCCTCTACTTtgccctcatgaggccccacctggagtactgtatcCAGTTCTGGGGCCGCCACCATTAAGGAAGATGTGAACTTgtagagcgagtccagaggagggccacaaatattatcagagggctggagcacctctcctatgaagaaaggctgagagagctggggaagttcagtctgcagaagagaaggctccagggtgaccttactgtgacctttcagtacttaaaggggtcttataaaaaggatggagaaggactctttattCAGGTAGATaacgataggacaagggggaatggtctcatctaaatctatcctcttttagttttagACATTAGGTGGAAGTTCTTTACTGTAAgagtagtgaggcactggaaaatgttgccaagagaagttgtggatgccccatccctggaggtgttcaaggcgaggctggatggggccttggccaacctgatctagcagGCAGGTTGGGGTTTgacgatctttaaggtcccttccaatccaaatcactctatgactctatgaaaaTCCAATATAGACAGACATTCTCTGCCTTTGTTGTTGCCACATTTCtctgtcatcttttcttttactgcCATTTCTCTCCTTGACACTActgcctgtgtttttttccactttccacCAATGCCACTGTAGATCATGATCTCTCCtatcttttctctctcactaAGGAGATatcaaaacagagaaaacaaacatgctGTCCATGgctgtgttgggtttacgagtCCTGCTGGCAAAAAGTATCGCCTTCAATACACTCATGAGCATcaagttgtttcttttctgaggTAAGGAAATGCATTGTTTCATCTGTGGAAAAATTGGAAGCACGTGCCAGTAATGACTGCTTGGCTTTGTGTACTTCTCAAACCCCACAAGGAGTGACATCTGTTCATCTACTCCTGTTTCCATTAATAAATGTTGTAGGTTtatggaaacaagcaaacaacaaacaaacaagcaaacaacaacaacaaaaacaaacaaccaacaaaaaaccactgCCTTTTCATGAATCCATAGATCAGTTCTAGGTTGCTGGTCCCCAGATTTGCTTTGCAGCAAGCTTGCTTTGACAGAACATCTCAGGTTTTATCAGAAATGCTTAAGAAATATCTTAATGACTGTTTCATCTGGCAGAACATGAGGGCTAGAGAAAAGTCAAGATGAATAAGGAATCAAAAGTCAGGCTTCCAAAACACAATCATGTGAAGAGGTaacaggaaagaggaggagggagaatttttaaattaatataacCGAAAGTGGCACAAAAGACTATCCAGATTAAGTTTTGTAAATCTGCCTATCTTGATCTAACAGCAATCGAACAGTGACACATACACccatatttattaaatataatttaaaacatactCTTCTTTTCCAGGCAAAGAGGAATCAAGGCAGAAGAAAGCTGagaaacagcaggagagagCAGTTACCAGCAGTACAATTTGAAGAGCTGACGCTAAATCTGTTGACAACAATCATCTAGAACAGAACACAGCACCATCTCCTTAAGACATTTCAGAGTGTGGACCCCTGCCTAGatagtttatataatttttagaGTTGTAATTCCTTTtgctatttcttgttttctgtgagcagaggaaagtatttttcctcatctgtCAGCTAAGTAGAAATTGATACTTCCACTTTTCTATCCTTTGCATGCAAGCATCCAACCTGCTTTgatagttttgaaaaaaaaaattgaaacctCAATATTGATatatgaacttttaaaaatacctttttacaGCAATGTTGCATTATTCTGTAGAACTGATATTTTACTTCTGAGAGAGGCACAGTAgatgttatttatatatatatatattaagataCCTTTAATAACCATAATTTTCTAGTATAGATGAGAAGAGCTGCATTGGATCTGAAGGGATGCACTTCAACCAGATAATACTCAACTgtagtaacatttttatttccatttctttattaaatttgTATCTTTTCTGCAAAGTGTATGGCATCTGCATTTTATGTTACTGTAGCgattatcaaaataaaatattattacacCAAAATGCTGTAGTTTGAGCTTgctttttcatctgaatttgTAATAGAGATTGCTGAAATCCAGTTCTAATGACCAGTGAGATTAGAAATGCATTGTTCATAACCTAGATTTA
Encoded proteins:
- the LOC106045966 gene encoding Ig heavy chain Mem5-like, yielding MAAGLGPRLLALALALGPAGVCAELMLVESGGRLRVPGQSVHLSCRGSDFNFAIYSVLWYRQALGGSLQWLSYISPDSSYIRYSQAVMGRATASRDNSKSKTGLTLNNLHLQDSARYFCAVHTGTGLCVTAPLIFGKGTQLTVEPSNQEDSDPEVILIKSKPLEEGGSTGKAACLARNFYPKNINLDMLPAEVIYEQNTPIVTSEGTYNTIKVVNVTKASEVSCTAKFKGNFFTANATSSEKVVEEPITANVCNTTDTSSKGDIKTEKTNMLSMAVLGLRVLLAKSIAFNTLMSIKLFLF